The segment CTCGGCGATGCCCGGGCCGAGCTCGGCTTCGAGCACCGGCAGCACGCGTTCGCGCACCCGCACGCGCGCGAAGCGCGCGTCGGCGTTGTGCGGGTCGTCCCATGGGGTGAGCCCCTCGGCTGCGCAGGCGGCCCGGGTGGTCTCGCGCCGCAGGCCCAGCAGCGGCCGCAGCAGCGGTACGCCGTCGAGATCGGATGCTGCGGCCATGCCCTGCAGGCTCGCCGCGCCCGAGCCGCGGGCAAGGCCCAGCAGCACGGTCTCGGCCTGATCGTCGAGGGTGTGACCGGTGAGGATCGCCGCGGCGCCCTCCTCCCGCGCCGTGTCCCGAAGCGCCCGGTAGCGCGCATCGCGCGCCGCGGCCTCCGGCCCGCCCGCGGCGCCCACCTCCACCCGCACCACGCGGGCCGTGGCCCCGAGGGTCTCCGCGGCGCGGCGGGCCGCGTCCGCGGCATCCACCGACCCCTCCTGCAGACCGTGATCGACCGTGACCGCGACCACCGTGATCCGACGTCGCGCAGCCTCGAACACGGTCGCGGCGGTGAGCGCAAGCGAGTCGGCACCACCCGAGAGTCCGACGATCACAGAGTCGCCGTCGGTCACCGCATCGAGGCCGCCGCGCACAGCCAGCCGCACGGCGGCGACCGCCGGCTGGAGCGAGGGTCGATACGTCACGCCCTCACGCTACCCACCGACGGCGTGGCGACCGTCGACAGCGCGCACGCGGGGCTCTACGTTGTGGCCATGGAATCCGAATCCGAGATGGGTCGCACCCGCTACCGGCTCTACATGATCATCGGTCTCGTCATCTCGCTGCTCTTCGCCGCCGCCGGCGTCGGCGCTCTCCTGACGAATGGCGGACCGGTGCTCGGCTGGCTCATGATCGTCGCCGGCCTCGCCATCGCCGTCGTCTCGGTCGTGCAGCTGCGACGATCCTGAGCGCGGAGGGCGCCGCGACTAGGCTGGTCGCCGGCCACCCACCGTTCTGAAGGAGCACAGGCATGGGCGCATACGACGCCGTCATCGAGATCCCGCGCAACAGCAAGATCAAGTACGAGGTCGACCACGGCACCGGACGGGTCTTCCTCGACCGCATCCTCTTCACCCCGATGGGGTACCCGACCAACTACGGGTTCTTCGAGAACACTCTCGGCGAAGACGGCGACCCGCTGGACGTGCTGGTGCTGCTCGACCAGGACCTCATGCCCGGCATCCTCGCGAAGGTGCGCCCCGTCGGCGTGCTGAAGATGGTCGACGAGGCCGGCGGCGACGACAAGGTCGTCGCGGTGCTCGCGAAGGATCCCCGCTGGTCGCACATCCAGGACGTCGACGACATCCCCGAGTACACCAGGAACGAGATCGGGCACTTCTTCGAGCACTACAAGGACCTCGAGCCGAACAAGTGGGTCAAGGTCGACCAGTGGGCGGGTGCGGCCGAGGCCGAGCGCCTGGTGAGCGAAGCCTTCGTCCGCTTCGAAGAGCACGAGGGCGAGACCCGCACCCAGGGTGAGGGCGAATCGCCGAGCACGCGAGACTGAGGCTGGGGCGACGGTGGCGCGGAACGGGTTCGGGCCACGCGCCGCCGCGCTCTCCGAAGCCATCGCCTCGCGGCTGTGGCCGATCCCGCTCGCCGCGACCGTGGTCGCCGTCCTTCTCGGCGTCGCGCTGCCCGAGGTGGACCGGGCGATCGACGAAGACCTGCCGGCCACCTTCACCGCGCTGCTGTTCGGAGGCGGCGTGGAAGCGGCGCGTGCCGTGCTCTCGGCGATCGCAGGATCGGTCATCACCGTCACGTCACTGACGTTCTCGTTGACCGTCGTCGCCCTGCAGCTCGCCAGCAGCCAGGGCTCGCCGCGACTGCTGCGCATGTTCGCCGCCGACCGGATGGTGCACGCGACCCTCGCGATCTTCATCGGCACGTTCGCCTACGCATTGACGGTGCTGCGCACGGTCGAAGACGCCACCGAGGATGCGGGAGCCTTCGTCCCTCGGATCGCGGTCACCGTGGCATCCGTCCTGACGCTCACCAGCGTGGTGATGCTGACCTTCTTCCTCGGGCATCTGGCTCGGCAGCTTCGGCTCGAGACGATGATGCGCGACGCCCACCGCGAGGCGTCGCGCACGATCAAGATGGTGTGGGATGCCGCGCCGGGGCGCCCTGCTGCCGTCGCCCCCCGCACGCCGCAGGAGGCACGGGAGGTGCGCGCGGAGTCCTCGGGGTTCCTCACCGAGGTCGATCGGTCCGGGCTGGTGGAGATCGCCCGCGAGCACGACATCCTCGTCGAGGAGATCTCACCGACGGGCACGAACGTGGTGACCGGATCGCCGTTGCTCCGGTGGTGGCCGCGCTCGGGTGAACCGACGCGCGCCGATGCCGGCCTCGACGGCCGCCTGCGCGAAGAGTTCAGCCTGTCGTACGAGCCCACTCCCTCACAGGATGTGAGCTTCGGTATCCGTCAGATCACCGACGTCGCGATGAAGGCCCTCTCCCCCGGGGTCAACGACCCGACGACGGCCGAGTACGCGGTGGGGCATCTGGCCGACCTCCTCGCGGACATCGCCGCGCGCGGCCCCCTGCCGGCGTCGTTCGCGGATGACACAGGTGCGGTCCGTCTCGTTCCGGCGCACGACTCGTTCGAGTCGCTCGTCGCGCTCAGCCTCGGCCGTGTCCGCCACTACGGATCCGGCGATCCACTCGTCGCCGGCCGGCTGCTCCGCGCCTACGGCGAGGTGGGCCGTCGCACCGTCGATGACGGCCAGCGCGAGGTGCTGCGGGCCGAGCTCGCACGCACGCTGCGCGCGATCGACGCTCACGCCGCCGATGACACGGACATCCGGGCGGCCCGGCGCATCGCGGACGAGGTGCGGCCGGCACTCGGCTGACCGCGCGACGACGGCGCCCGGGTGTGTCAGACGCCGATTCCCCGAGCGGCCATGAAGTCGATCGGGTTCGTCGTGCCGCCGTTGACATAGCACTCGAAGTGGAGATGGCAGCCGAACGAGCGCCCGGTGTTGCCTTCCGCGCCGATCAGCTGGCCGGCGTTGACCCACTGGCCGTAGCCGACGTAGATCGCCGACATGTGCCCGTAGCCGGTGCCGATACCGCCGCCGTGATCGATGCGGACGTAATTGCCGTACCCGCCGTTGTATCCGGAGTACGTCACCCGGCCCGCTGATGCGGCGAAGATCCCTGCGCCGCACCCGGCGGCGAGGTCGACCCCGGCGTGGAACGAGCTTGCACATCCCTGCGGGCCGCACTGACTGGTGCGCCACCCGTAGCCGGAGGACCGCCAGCCCGACGACGGACGAGCCCAGCCGGTTCCGACGACGCCGCCGCCGTTACCGCCGCCACCTCCGCCGCCGCCGCCACCGCCGCCACCGCCGCCTCCGCCGCCACCCCCGCTGTTCTGCTGGGCTTCGCGGCGTTTGCGCTCCTCCTCAGCCAGGCGGGCGGCCTCGGCCGCGCGGGCGCGGGCCTCTTCCTCTTCACGGCGCTTGCGCTCTTCCTCGGCCTTGCGACGCGCCTCGACGCCGGCCTGGTAGTCGGCGATCGTCTTGGCGGTCGTGTCGCGAAGGGCTGCCAGCTGAGCCTCGAGCTCGACGCGGTGCGTCTGCTGTGCAGCGAGCGCCGCCTCAGCGGCAGCGGCCGCTTCCTGGGCGGCCACCATCTTCTGCTCCGCCTCCTTCTGCAGACGGTCGCGCTCCGCGCGCTGTACGGCGGCCTGGTCGCTGAGGCTCTGCGCCGAGTCGCGAGCGGTGATCGCCTCGGCGTAGACCCCGCGGTTGCGCTCGACGAGCTTGTCCATCGTGCCGAGCTTGGCGAGGAGGTCGTCGGCCGTAGCGGCGGAGCCGGCGAAGAACAGCTCGAGCGAGGTGTCGTCACCGCCGTTCCGATACAGCTCGGCGGCCACGCGGCCGGCCTTGTTGGCGGCATCCGCGGCCTTCTCGGCCTGCTCGTCCGCCTGTCGCTGCAGCTCATCGGCGCGGTAGGCGGCCTCGAAGAAGGCCTGCTGCGCCTCGTAGTACTCGTCGCCTGCGCGGACCGCCTCGGCCTGCTTGGCGGCGACATCCGCAGCGAGACCGGCGATGAGCCCCTCGATACGGGTGATCTCCGCAGCCTTCGCGCCCTCGTTCTGCTTGGCGCGCTCGACGTCGTCCCACGAGGGGTAGTCGACGGCGAAGGCCGGAGCGAGGGTGGGACCGGCCAGCGCACTCGCCGCGGCGAGGCCGACGATTCCGAGCCCGAGCAGGCCGCGACGGCTGAGGTCGGGCCAGAGCATCGCCTTCTCGCGCGCGGTGGGCGCGCAGCCGCAGTCGTCATGCATAGCGTCGGAGTCCACAGGCCCTCTCCTTCGCGCACAGGCAGAAGTAGACGTGCATCACATTAGCAACATCAGTCACAATCGCAACGGTGATCACCGGAACCGTGCCCGTCGATTCCGGTCTGTCTCTCGGCTCAGTGTCGCCGTCACCCCCGCCTCCCGTGCGCGCGACGCGCGGGTCGGGGCCGCATCCGAGAGCTCGATTGGCGCAAGCGCCGGGGATTGCGTATGCTTGGGCGTCGGCGAGTGAGCCTCCGGGTTCGTTCATCCGGCCCCATCGTTTAGCGGCCTAGGACGCCGCCCTTTCACGGCGGTAGCACGGGTTCGAATCCCGTTGGGGTCACTCCGTACGGCACAATTGAATAAGCATGGCCCTGTAGCGCAGTTGGTTAGCGTGCCGCCCTGTCACGGCGGAGGTCGCGGGTTCAAGTCCCGTCAGGGTCGCTCCAAGCGGCGGGCCTTCTTTCGAGAGGGCCTTTCGTCTAGGACGTGGCATCGCGTCGTTCGCGATACGGATGCCGCGCGGCTCTGTAGCTCAGTTGGTAGAGCGCACGACTGAAAATCGTGAGGTCACGGGATCGACGCCCGTCGGAGCCACTGGGACCCTCGTGTGGCTTCTACGCACGGGGGTTTCTTCTTTTCCCAGCGAGCCCCTTGCGACGCCGCCTCGCCTGGCTGCCCATACCCCACTGGCGCAGAGGGTCAACCCCGTGTGCAGTCTGTCGACCCCTGTCCTAGCGTGCAGCGACGCACTCGAACCGCCATCCGCCGGCGGACCCAGGGCGGTCGAAACCCGACACCCACACGGCACCGCGCGATTCCCGAATCGGAGACGTCATGACCTCGAACGACCACCCGAACACCGAGCGGAACAACAGCAACTCACCATCCGAAGAGCACGGCCGGCCCGAGTCTTCCAAGTCCTGGAGGATGTATCTACGGTTCGGGGCGATGATCCTCACGGGAATGGTCGTCATGTACTGGGTGATGTTCGTCGGCTCCTGGGAATGGAGCCACGTCCGCTTCAGCGAAAGTCGCGTCTTCATGGCCCTCACCATGGGCGGCGCCATGGGGCTGGTGATGCTCGCGTGGATGCTCAACATGTACAAGAGCGTCACGGCGAACATCGCCGTGACCACCGTCAGCCTTCTGCTCCTCGGCGGTGGAATCGCCCTTGACCGCAGCCAGATCACCGTGGGCGATACCGACTGGATGAGCGCCATGATCCCTCATCACTCCCTCGCCATCACGCGTTCCGAACGCGCTCAGATCCTCGATGTCCGCGTCTGCGAACTCGCCGCCGAGATCAGCGCCGCACAGCGCAACGAGATCCTCGAGATGGACTGGCTGATCGATGACATCCAGCGCAACGGAGTCGCCGACACCTCCGAGGAAGCACGCGCTCGCCCTGCGCCCTCCTTCGATCAGTCTGCCCTGCGCGAATGCCCAGGCGAGTAGTGGAACGGGCCGGTCACGGCCGGCGTACCGCCACTGTGAACGGCGAACTGCCGCGCTTCGATGAGTGCGCCGGCCGTCGCTCTCGGCTCGGAGCGGGTCCGCGTCGCCGGATGCGGTCAGAGAGCGCCCCGTCGCACCGCACCGCCTAACGTGGCACGCATGCCCGACGTGGACACCCCCGGCGACGACCGCGAGCCGACGCGCGCGACGCGCCTGCGTTCCCCTACTTGGCGTTACCTCCTCCGCCGCACGATCAGCGAGTTCATCCGGGATGAGTGCCTGGATGCCGCGGGGTCGCTGACCTTCTTCGGCGTGCTGGCTGTCTTCCCCGCGGGCTTGGCCATCATGGCGGTCGTCGGCATCGTCGGCGACAGCGACGCCGTTCGAGACCGGTTGCTGACGCTCCTCGGCCAGGTCGCGCCCGGCGCCGTCACCGACACCGCGGACGCCATCCTCACGAACGTCACCGGCTCATCCAGCGCCGACGTCACCCTCATCGTCAGTGTCGCCATCGCCCTGTGGTCCTCCTCGATCTACGTGACTGCCTTCGGAAGATCCGTCAATCGGATCTATGGCGTGGCGGAAGGTCGCCCCTACTGGAAGCGGAAGCCGATCCAGCTCCTCGTGACCGTCGTGCTTCTCACGAGCGTCACGATCATGATCGCCATCGTGATGGTGTCCGGACCTGTGCTTCGTCTCGTCGGAGACGTGCTCGGCATCGGCGATGCGACCGTCGAGGCGTGGAACGTCTTCCGGTGGCCGATCTTCGCGGTGGCGCTCGTCGTCGTGATCGCGATCCTCTACAAGGGCACCGGGAATGTCCGACTGCCGAAGTTCCGATGGTTGGGACTGGGCGCGCTTCTGGCGATGATGGTGATGGGAGCAGCGTCGCTCGGTTTCGGCTTCTACGTCTCGAACTTCGCCCGATACAACGAGACGTTCGGCGCCTTCGCCGGCGTCACGATCTTCCTGATCTGGCTCTTCCTGGTCAACGTCGCCCTCCTGCTCGGAGTAGAGCTGAACGCCGAGATCGAGAGGGGACGGGAGCTGCAGGCGGGGGTGCCCGCTGAGGAGCACATCCGCATTCCCCTCCGCGACACCACGGCGATAGAGAGTCGAGAGCGTGCGAGGGAAATCACTCGCGACCACGGCTCGATGCTGCGTCGGGGTGAGGTCCCCCCTCCCCGACCCGACTCGTTCGTCACGCGCGTCCGGGAGTGGCTCCGACGACGCTCCCCGCACAAGGAATGATGTTCTGCGCCAGAAATTCGCCGCTCCGCTGCGACTTCGACGGATTTTGTGCAACGCCGCGGCACGACGTGACGCATAATCCAGATAGCGCGTCCTCCGAATGATCGGTTTCCCCATGCCCTTCCGCAATGCTGCCACCCTCCAGGGGTGGTTGGAGGAGTTCCTCGCCTCGGGCGATCACGCCGGCTTCGCGGGCACGGTGCGCGTGCTTCCGCAGGACGGGGCGGACGGCGCGGACACCGGGCTCGTGGGAGTGCAGTTCGAGCGGCTCTCCACGACGACCGCGATCCGACCCGAGCAACCCGGCTCCTCGCGGTGGCTGGTGAGCTTCGAACCGCGCGAGACCCCCGTGTCGATGCCACCCGAACAGGTCAGCGCCCTGGCCGAGGATCTCGCCTACATCGCGCGGCTCTGCCAGTTCCTCGAGCGCAAGTCCGCGGAGTATCTGGGAGGCGACCAGCCCTAGCCGGACCCCCGGGTCTCAGCGAGATGAGACGGCAGCCGTGAGGTCGTCGAGGAGCGTCGACAGCTCCTCGATGCGCGCCACGTCGCGACCTGCCACGGCCTCGTCGAAGTCGTCGTCGAAGCGGCAGAGCGATGACCACGGGTCATCCGAGAGATCGATGGCGGGTTGGATCCGGATGGCGCGGCGATCGTCAGGGTCGTATTCACGGGTCGCGACGCCTCGCTCGACCAGTCGGTCGATGAGCGCCGTGGTCCCGGCCGCCGTGATGCCGAGGCACGCCGCGATGTCGGCTGCACGAACGCCCGGACGCTCGCAGATGAACATCAGCGCGCGCGCATCGCCGTCGCCCATGTTGAGCTCGCGGCGAGCCCGCGAGAAAGCGGCGGAGCGCGCGTCGGCATAGCCGGAAAGCGCCCGCCGCAGAGCGGATGGTTGTCGTGCGATCGTCATCGCCTCCATCCTGCTGCCCGCACTCGTACGGTGGGGTTCGCTCCCTGAGTATTACACAAATTTAACTAAATTGGTGAAGCATTGTGTTAGCGTGGTCGCATCGCCACTGGCTCGCTCCCGGTGTCGACACCTCGATCCCAAGCGCTGGGCTCGCCTGGCGAAGGAGTGGACATGGGTTACTTGTACTACGGTAGCGACACGCAGGCCATCTCGATGCCTGACCGCATGCTCGCACACGTGAAGGTGCTGGCGGCGACGAAGCTCAGGCGGAACGAATCCTTCACGATCACGTGGCGCCATACCGACGATGAAGCCCCGGGCCGGACGACGCTGTGGCTACATCCTGCGATCCCGCTTCGCTTCACCTTCAGCACGGTCGACGCCGAGAAGATCGACGGACCGCTCCTCCAGCGGCTCGCGGCAGAGGCCAGCTCCTCTGGCGGCCTCAATCTCGACGCGCGCATGTTCGAGGCTTCCGCGGATCCCGTTGCAGTACCGGTACGGGAACTCGCCCACGCCTGACGCCGCAACGGTCAAGAAGGCGAGACCGCTGGCGTCGCGCGCCCTGAAGGCGGGCATGCGCAGCATCTCCTTGGCCGTCGGCCAGCTTCTCAGCAGAGTCTTCGCGGGCATCCTGGTGTTTCGGCATCCGCGACCGATCCACCCGCACGGCGTGGCATTGTTTGGTCAGTCGCACTGGATCGGATCGTCTGGAAGCGGCATCCGATGGATCGATGAGCCTCCCGCCGAGCCGCAGGTGGTGACTGCCCGCGCGTCGCGCTCCCTCGGGGTTCCTGCGCCGCTGCCTGACATCGTCGGGTTGGCAATACGGTTCCACACTCCGGAAGGCTTCGCCGATCTGGAGTTGGCCTCCACCGGGCTCGGCGTCCCCGCCCGCTTCGCGCTGCGCGCCCACGGCTCGCCGTCACGCGCACGCCTCACCACCCTTCTGCCCCACCACGGCGCCCACGGCAGCGTGCTCATCGCAGCCGTCACTGTTTCGCCCGGCGATCTTCCCGTCGACCTCGGGGAGCTCGCTGCCGCGGTGCAACAGACGCCATGGCGCCTGCGCCTGCTCGTCGCGCGACCCGCAGGCCGCTGGCACCCGTTCGCCGAGTTGGAGTTGCGGAGCGCGGAAAGCGGCGGCGACTCCCCCATCCACTTCGACGCAGGCCAGCACATGCTTCCCGGGGCTACGATGCCGACGTGGGTCCGAAACGCCAGAGAACCGTCCTACCGACTCACGCGTCGCCACAGGTCGACGTTCACCTCCCCGCCCGTTCCCCGCGCCGGCCCGGCCCCTTCCCCGCCGCCGTAGGCTGACGGCATGGAGGACGGTCCACGACGGGGCACCGCACCGCTGGACGCCGGCGAGGCCGAAGAACTCCGCTCTCTCCGCCGACGCGCTTTCAGCCCCGACGCCGATATCCACCTCGACGCCCGAGCACTGGCACGCCTCGACGAGCTCGAAGCCCGCGCGCTGCCGAGCCCGCCTCCTCCCCCGCCCGCACCTGCGCCGGCGCCACTTGCCGGCCCGGGCGTTTCGCCGCCGCATCCCTCCGCGACGGGTGCGGCCACCGACATCCTGCTGATCCCCATCGATGAGGATGTCGCGGACGCGACCGGTAACGCCGAGCCCCGACACCCGCGGCGACCTCGGCCGGCCGTCACCTGGGCGGCCTCGCTGATCGGCGCCCTCGTCATCGGCGCGGTCGTCACGGCGGGGGTGATGGGCGCCGCCGCCGAGAGCGGCGAGATCCGCCAGGTCGCGACTTTGGCCGTGGTCGAGGACTTCCAGGCGCCGTTGTTCATGGATCCCGAAGCGTCCTCGGTGCGCGGCTACGAGGACTTCTACGGAATGGTCGTGATGGCCAGCGACCAGAAGTGGCTCGGGCCGGGATCGGACCAGTGCCTGGTCATCACCGCCGGCGGAGACATCAGCTCGCAGTCGCAGGCATTCCAGGGACGACTGTTCGTGGGGTGCGGGGCGGGCGAATTCCCCGCTTCCGCTCAGTTCACGGTCTCGCCGGGCCTGCCCCGCGACCTCATCGCGGCGTTCCCCGTCGGCACGCCGCTCCAATTCGTGCTCGACGGGTCGCGCGTGGGGGTGTTCGTCGGACAGGAGACGTCCGTCCAAGCAAGCGGAGCCGGCGGATGACGCCCGACGCCACTCACGAAGAGCTCCGACGCCTGCGGGAGCGGGCGTGGGGTCCCGACGCCGACCTCGCCGACGATGCGGCCGCCCTGGCACGGCTGCGCGCCCTCGAGGCCGCCGTCCACGGAGAGGTCGAGCGGACGGAAGACCCGGGGCCACCGGCTCACGGATCCGCCGCAGACGCAGCCGCGCCCGCTGCCACGCCCGAGGCGCCCGCGACGCCCGCGACGCCCGGCCCGGAGTCCGAGAACCGCCCCACGACCGAGGGCGTCGAGCTCGCGGCATCCGACCTCCTCCCGGAGGCGGAACGACCGCCGATCCGCGCCTGGTTCCCCCGGCGACGCGCACCCTGGGCCGCTTCGCTCATCGCGGCGGCGGCGATCGGCGCCGTCATCGTCGTCGCCGGCGCGACCACCGTCGAGCGCACCGGCGGCGGTCGGCAGATCGGCACCCTCGCCCCAGACCCCGGCTTCACTCCGCCGGACTTCCTCGGCATCCCGGCGGACTCGCTGCGCGGGTTCGACGAGTTCTACGGCCTCACCGTCTTCAGCAGCAACGAGGAGTGGATCGGGGGCGGCACCGACGAATGCCTCCTGGTGGTCGGCGACGGCGGCGGCGAGGCGCAGCGACAGGTCTTCCTCGGCTGCGGCGTGGGCGCCTTCGCCGCGTCGGTGTCGTTCCGTGTGCAGCCGAGGATGCCCGCCGAACTCCTCGAGCGCTTCCCCGAGGGCACGCCGCTGAAGTTCGTGCGTCAGGGCTCCGACGTGCGGGTGCTCGCCGGCGATACGCCCTGACCGCCCGGCGCGGCGGCTTCGCGGCTCGTTCGACGTGCCGCGATCCGACGCCCGATGATGCCCTGCCGCGGCGCGAACAGGTAGGCCAGCGTGAAGAACATCCCCTGAACCAGGACGATGAGCCCCCCGGATGCCGCATCGAACCAGTAGCTCAGATAGATGCCGATGACCGACGCGGCCGCTGAGACCACCGGCGCGATGACGAGCATGCGCCCGAACCGGTCGGTGAGGAGGTACGCCGTCGCGCCCGGGATGATGAGCATCGCCACGACGAGGATCACGCCGACCACCTGGAGAGCGACGACGGCGGTCAGGGCGAGCACCCCGAGAAGGAGAGCGCCGAGCATGCGCGGCGACAGCCCGATTGCGAACGCGTGCGTCGGGTCGAAGGCGTAGAGCGTGAGGTCGCGACGCTTGACGATGAGCACCGCGAAGGCGACGACCGCGAGGATGAGGATCTGCACGAACTCGGCGTCGGAGATGCCGAGGATGTTGCCGAAGATGATGTGGCTGAGATCGGTCTGGCTGGGTGTGACCGAGATCAGGACCAGGCCGAGGGCGAAGAGCGTGGTGAAGACGATGCCGATCGCGGCATCCTCTTTGACCCGGCTGGTGCCGCGGATGAGTCCGATGAGCGCGACCGCGAGGAGTCCGAACACCAGCGCCCCGAGCGCGAAGGGCGCGCCGAAGACGTAGGCGAGCACCACCCCGGGGAGCACGGCGTGCGAGACCGCGTCACCCATGAGCGACCAGCCCACGAGCACCAGCCAGCACGACAGCAGCGCGCACACGATCGCGGCGACGACGGTGGTCGCGAGCGCGCGCACCATGAAGTCGTACTGCAGGGGCTCGAGGAGGATGTCGAGGGGAGTCACGGCGAGTCCTCCTCCGCGCGGGGCTGCCGCTGGCGGGGCTGGTCCTCGAGACCGAACGCGCGTGCCAGGGTCGCGGGTTCGAGGGCCTCGGCGACGGGTCCGTGGAAGAGGACGCGATTCATCAGCAGCACGGCCTCGTCGGCGAGATCGGGAAGCGCGTGGAGGTCGTGGGTCGAGACGAGGACCGTGCGGCCCGCCGCGGCGAGGTCGCGGAGGAGGCTGACGATCGTCGCCTCGGAGCGCTTGTCGACGCCGGCGAACGGTTCGTCCAGAAGCAGGATGCCGGCATCCTGCGCGATGGCCCGCGCGACGAACGCGCGCTTGCGCTGGCCGCCGGACAGGCGGCCGATCTGCCGGTCGGCGAGCTGGTCGAGCTCGACCCGGGCGAGGGCGTCGTCGACCGCGCGGCGATCGGCTCCGCCGGCGCGGCGCATCGGACCCAACCGGCCGTAGCGGCCCATCATCACGACGTCGCGCACCGACACCGGGAACGACCAGTCGACAGCCTCCGACTGCGGGACGTAGCCGACCAGCCCGCGACGGCGGGCGCGCGCCGGGTCGGCACCGTCGATGCGCACCGAGCCGCTGTCGGGGCGAAGGCGCCCCACGATCGCGGCGAAGAGGGTCGACTTGCCTGACCCGTTCATGCCGATCAGTCCGGTGACCCGGCCGGCGGCGACCTCGAGCGAGACACCGCGGAGCGCGACGACGTCACCGTAGCGGACGGTGACGTCGGAGACCTCGATAGGATGCGTCATCCGCTTTCCCCTCGCAGACCCGCGGCGACCACCTCGGCGTCGTAACGGAGGAGATCGAGGTAGGTCGGCACGGGCCCGTCGGGTTCGGAGAGCGAATCGACGTAGAGGGTGCCGCCGAAGGCGGCCCCGGTCGCTTCGACGACCTGCTGCATCGGACGATCGGACACCGTGGATTCGCAGAAGACCGCGGGGAGGCGATCGTCCTCGACCCGCTCGATGACGGCGGCGATGCGCTGCGGTGTCGCCTGCTGCTCGGCGTTGACCGGCCAGATGTAGGCCTCCTCGAGCCCGGCGTCGCGCGCGAGGTACGAGAACGCTCCCTCGCAGGTGACGAGCACGCGCTCCGCCGGGGGGACGGCATCGATCTCGTTGACGAGGTCGTCGTAGACCTCCTGCAGCTCGGCCTTGTACGCCTC is part of the Microbacterium sp. ET2 genome and harbors:
- a CDS encoding metal ABC transporter ATP-binding protein — its product is MTHPIEVSDVTVRYGDVVALRGVSLEVAAGRVTGLIGMNGSGKSTLFAAIVGRLRPDSGSVRIDGADPARARRRGLVGYVPQSEAVDWSFPVSVRDVVMMGRYGRLGPMRRAGGADRRAVDDALARVELDQLADRQIGRLSGGQRKRAFVARAIAQDAGILLLDEPFAGVDKRSEATIVSLLRDLAAAGRTVLVSTHDLHALPDLADEAVLLMNRVLFHGPVAEALEPATLARAFGLEDQPRQRQPRAEEDSP